The following are encoded together in the Spirochaetota bacterium genome:
- a CDS encoding response regulator: protein MTESTAGILIAEDDKEDRLLITEAVSDSRLSTPVTFVENGEELLDYLRRSENPRNSEHSPRPGIILLDLNMPKKDGREALKEIKDDPSLRTIPVVVLSTSQAEEDIMSSYRNGACGFITKPVSFEELVNIMRVIESYWFRTVVLPLRG from the coding sequence ATGACCGAATCCACAGCGGGCATACTCATTGCGGAAGACGATAAAGAGGACCGCCTGCTCATTACCGAGGCTGTATCCGACAGCCGACTTTCCACACCGGTGACCTTCGTTGAGAACGGCGAGGAACTGCTTGATTATCTGCGCCGTTCCGAGAATCCGCGTAACAGCGAACATTCCCCGCGTCCCGGCATCATACTCCTCGATCTCAATATGCCCAAGAAGGACGGGCGCGAGGCGCTGAAAGAGATCAAGGATGATCCGTCGCTCAGGACCATACCCGTCGTCGTGCTGAGCACGTCCCAGGCGGAAGAGGATATCATGTCAAGCTACCGCAACGGTGCCTGCGGTTTCATCACGAAGCCGGTGTCGTTCGAGGAGCTCGTGAACATCATGCGTGTCATCGAGAGCTACTGGTTCCGTACCGTCGTGCTGCCGCTCAGGGGATAG
- a CDS encoding ATP-binding protein, with protein MDTDPIRVLIADDNEYDFVLIREMLSEIRAHRYEAMWCSRGADLAAGIAAGADVCLMDYRFGLDDGIALIRTSIALGAHVPFVLITGDYNPDIDIAAMRAGARDFLPKSELSSALLEHSIRYAINQESLDRERLNAISELAESEARFKAAALDWQSTFDALGDAVWLLDRQHRIVRCNRASTVTFGKTPEDLIGRRCWEVVHGTSAPIDGCPVVRAAQTRRRETMELAIGERVFFITADPVFDRDGAYRGAVHVATDISERVRLEKALRVSTEERIFREKILQRTERLASLGQISGAIAHEINQPLQSIKVIAGTAIYLFEQEKRTLPYDKVIGEFRKINERVDRLDTIIRNMRVMLKSPEKVEAKELDLNEFILHTLDLFRQKMNAHGISFSEELSPTAGRILFSEVQLSQVVVNLIDNAIAAFDMVSRDERLLSVRTYERDGHVYFEVSDNGPGVADEHKERIFDPFYSVQQKENSMGLGLYIVSTILRSFDAAITVTDNELGGATFAVRFERRGAAS; from the coding sequence TTGGACACCGACCCGATACGTGTGCTCATCGCAGACGATAATGAATACGATTTCGTCCTGATCCGGGAAATGCTCTCGGAGATACGTGCGCATCGCTATGAGGCAATGTGGTGCTCACGCGGCGCCGACCTTGCCGCAGGTATCGCGGCCGGGGCTGATGTATGTCTCATGGACTATCGTTTCGGCCTTGACGACGGCATCGCGCTCATCCGCACGAGCATCGCCTTGGGCGCGCATGTCCCCTTCGTGCTCATCACCGGGGATTACAATCCCGATATCGATATCGCCGCCATGCGGGCCGGTGCGCGGGATTTTCTCCCGAAGAGCGAGCTCTCTTCCGCGCTCCTTGAGCATTCGATACGATACGCCATCAATCAGGAATCGCTTGACCGGGAACGGCTCAATGCGATATCCGAACTTGCCGAGAGCGAAGCGCGCTTCAAGGCGGCGGCGCTCGACTGGCAGAGCACCTTCGACGCGCTGGGCGATGCGGTATGGCTCCTCGACAGGCAGCACCGCATCGTACGATGCAATCGCGCATCGACCGTGACGTTCGGGAAGACGCCTGAGGACCTGATCGGCCGCCGGTGCTGGGAAGTGGTGCATGGGACATCGGCGCCGATCGACGGGTGCCCGGTGGTGCGTGCAGCCCAGACGAGACGGCGTGAAACGATGGAGCTTGCGATCGGGGAGCGCGTTTTTTTCATCACCGCGGACCCGGTGTTCGATAGGGACGGTGCGTACCGCGGCGCCGTGCATGTGGCGACCGATATCAGCGAGCGGGTGCGCCTGGAAAAAGCGCTGCGCGTGAGCACGGAGGAGCGCATCTTCCGCGAGAAGATACTGCAGCGCACCGAGCGTCTTGCATCGCTCGGACAGATATCGGGCGCCATTGCGCATGAGATCAATCAGCCGCTGCAGTCGATCAAGGTCATCGCCGGCACCGCTATCTACCTCTTTGAGCAGGAGAAGCGAACGCTCCCGTATGACAAGGTCATCGGTGAATTCAGGAAGATCAACGAGCGGGTCGACCGCCTTGATACGATAATCAGGAACATGAGGGTCATGCTCAAGTCGCCGGAGAAGGTCGAGGCGAAAGAGCTCGATCTCAACGAATTCATACTGCATACGCTCGATCTCTTCCGGCAGAAGATGAACGCGCACGGGATCTCGTTCTCCGAGGAGCTTTCCCCGACGGCGGGGCGCATCCTCTTTTCCGAGGTGCAGCTTTCGCAGGTGGTGGTCAATCTCATCGACAACGCGATCGCCGCGTTCGATATGGTGTCGCGTGACGAGCGGCTCCTGTCCGTCCGCACCTATGAGCGGGATGGTCACGTCTATTTCGAGGTGAGTGACAACGGACCGGGTGTCGCTGACGAACACAAAGAGCGCATCTTCGATCCGTTCTATTCCGTGCAGCAGAAAGAGAACAGCATGGGGCTCGGGCTCTACATCGTATCGACGATACTCCGTTCGTTCGATGCGGCCATCACGGTGACCGATAATGAGCTCGGCGGCGCGACCTTCGCGGTGCGCTTTGAACGCCGCGGGGCAGCTTCATGA
- a CDS encoding sigma-54 dependent transcriptional regulator, whose amino-acid sequence MKVAIVDDEKDCCDDLAGFVRLIGHDVLTFTDPRAALAALGREKTDVIITDVNMPFLTGPALFRELRSRGNTSAVFFISGKGETIDALNAMGEGVVDFFVKPVDVKKVAEALARITVATAENGGITAHRINEACMRDGTIALADVVFSPADFPGIRYGDDIGIFSAEMKAINRKLSKMREYPELPVLIEGETGTGKEWAAQFIHHGETGAAGPFVALNCATIGRDLFEAELFGYEGGAFTGADPKGRDGKIDAASGGTLFLDEVTETDSGSQSKLLRVLESGEYYRVGSALSRKANARIVCATNIAVDELAAKGAFRSDLYYRLSVCKVVMPALRERMDDIAPLAVLFFTRLNRAFKKNILRVETRALRRLRELPWRGNVRELKNVITAVMAFAEGDVITEADIVQAAPRMNEVNAVSAVGTNTVPDAPFDLQKHIKRLAKEEARRILDAVLIKCSGNKSKAAEYCRLTRVQFYRLYGGK is encoded by the coding sequence ATGAAAGTCGCCATCGTTGATGATGAAAAGGACTGCTGCGACGACCTCGCCGGGTTCGTCCGCCTCATCGGGCATGACGTGCTTACGTTCACCGACCCGCGTGCGGCGCTCGCGGCGCTCGGTCGCGAAAAGACCGATGTCATTATCACCGATGTGAACATGCCGTTCCTTACCGGGCCGGCATTGTTCCGCGAATTGCGAAGCCGCGGGAACACATCGGCGGTGTTCTTCATCTCCGGAAAAGGCGAGACCATCGATGCCCTGAACGCCATGGGCGAGGGTGTCGTCGATTTCTTCGTGAAACCGGTCGACGTGAAAAAGGTCGCCGAGGCATTGGCGCGCATCACCGTTGCGACCGCCGAGAACGGCGGTATCACGGCACACCGCATCAACGAAGCGTGCATGCGCGACGGGACCATAGCCCTTGCCGATGTCGTGTTCTCGCCGGCGGATTTCCCCGGCATCCGATACGGTGATGATATCGGGATATTTTCCGCCGAGATGAAGGCGATAAATCGGAAGTTGAGCAAGATGCGCGAATACCCGGAACTCCCGGTGCTCATCGAAGGCGAGACGGGTACCGGCAAGGAATGGGCGGCGCAGTTCATCCATCACGGAGAGACGGGGGCGGCGGGACCGTTCGTGGCGCTCAATTGTGCGACGATAGGGCGTGATCTTTTTGAGGCGGAACTGTTCGGGTACGAAGGCGGCGCGTTCACCGGTGCGGACCCCAAGGGGCGCGACGGCAAGATAGATGCCGCTTCCGGCGGAACGCTTTTCCTTGATGAGGTTACCGAAACGGACAGCGGTTCGCAGTCGAAGCTCCTCCGCGTACTTGAATCGGGCGAGTACTATCGCGTCGGCAGCGCGCTGTCGCGAAAAGCGAACGCCCGCATCGTCTGCGCGACGAATATCGCGGTCGATGAGTTGGCGGCGAAGGGCGCGTTCCGGAGCGATCTCTATTATCGTCTTTCAGTGTGCAAGGTGGTCATGCCGGCGCTTCGGGAGCGTATGGATGATATCGCCCCGCTCGCGGTGCTGTTCTTTACTCGCCTCAACCGCGCGTTCAAGAAGAACATACTGCGCGTGGAGACGCGTGCGCTGAGAAGGCTCAGGGAACTTCCCTGGCGCGGGAATGTTCGCGAGCTTAAGAACGTGATAACCGCTGTCATGGCGTTCGCCGAGGGCGATGTGATAACCGAGGCGGATATCGTACAAGCTGCGCCGAGGATGAACGAGGTGAACGCGGTGTCCGCCGTCGGAACGAACACGGTCCCGGATGCTCCGTTCGATCTCCAGAAACATATCAAGCGTTTGGCGAAAGAGGAGGCGCGACGCATACTCGATGCCGTGCTCATCAAGTGCAGCGGCAATAAGTCGAAGGCGGCGGAGTACTGCAGGCTTACCCGGGTGCAGTTCTATCGGCTGTACGGAGGGAAATGA
- a CDS encoding TPM domain-containing protein encodes MMFRSMVIFCMCSLLPLFSAGEGYTVRTVPDPKAGGTGYVSNPDGILSAAETTRLNGMLADLEKAATVQIAVVAVNSIGDATPKEFATDLFKHWQIGQRGKDNGLLLLVVVGQRRWEIETGYGLEGVLPDAKCAAIGRAVMLPRFKRGAYGEGIIAGMEAVRDILTTKEALQEITASRSDTGISGIWRRTVHAVPIGGSRAVNNVLGVYALIALIAAALAFCIVLIPISLPLDPYMKYRLLRPLKLLVWAILIPIPFAFIYMWSKGALKKFRDAPRKSPRTGKSMRKLNDKEEDVYLKKGQIDEEKIRSIDYDVWASDEENDILILRYPTWFSSYSKCPKCGAKTYRMISDTVTSQATYESSGSGVREFDCASCSHHESRHYTIPMKTQSSSSSSSGSSGGSSSWGGGRSGGGGAGGSW; translated from the coding sequence ATGATGTTCAGATCGATGGTTATATTCTGCATGTGTTCGCTTCTTCCTTTATTCTCCGCAGGCGAGGGATATACGGTACGCACCGTTCCCGATCCGAAGGCGGGAGGTACCGGCTATGTATCGAACCCTGACGGCATCCTGAGCGCAGCCGAGACGACGCGGCTCAACGGCATGCTAGCCGATCTCGAAAAAGCGGCCACCGTGCAGATCGCTGTTGTTGCGGTGAACAGTATCGGCGATGCAACGCCTAAGGAATTCGCCACCGACCTTTTCAAGCATTGGCAGATCGGTCAGCGCGGCAAGGATAATGGTCTTCTTCTCCTCGTCGTCGTCGGACAGCGGCGCTGGGAAATAGAGACCGGTTACGGACTTGAGGGCGTGCTGCCGGACGCGAAATGTGCGGCGATCGGCAGGGCTGTTATGCTCCCGCGTTTCAAGCGGGGCGCGTACGGCGAGGGCATCATCGCCGGTATGGAAGCGGTACGGGATATTCTCACGACCAAAGAGGCCCTCCAGGAGATCACAGCGTCGCGATCGGACACCGGTATCAGCGGGATATGGCGGCGTACCGTGCATGCGGTACCCATCGGCGGCTCACGCGCGGTCAATAATGTACTTGGTGTGTATGCACTCATCGCACTCATCGCTGCTGCCCTTGCGTTCTGCATCGTTCTTATCCCGATATCACTCCCGCTCGACCCATACATGAAATACCGGCTGTTGCGCCCGCTCAAGCTCCTCGTCTGGGCGATACTCATTCCTATACCGTTCGCGTTCATATATATGTGGTCGAAGGGCGCGTTGAAGAAATTCCGCGATGCGCCGAGGAAAAGCCCTCGGACGGGAAAGAGCATGCGCAAGCTCAACGATAAGGAAGAGGATGTTTATCTGAAGAAAGGGCAGATCGACGAGGAGAAGATACGATCGATCGACTACGATGTATGGGCTTCCGATGAGGAAAATGATATCCTTATTTTACGCTATCCGACGTGGTTCTCGAGCTATTCGAAATGTCCGAAGTGCGGTGCAAAGACCTATCGCATGATATCGGATACCGTCACATCGCAGGCGACCTATGAGTCGTCGGGTTCCGGCGTTCGGGAGTTCGACTGTGCATCCTGCAGCCACCATGAATCGCGTCACTATACCATCCCGATGAAAACGCAAAGCTCATCATCTTCGTCCTCCGGCTCTTCGGGGGGCTCGAGTTCGTGGGGCGGCGGGCGTTCCGGCGGCGGCGGGGCCGGCGGGAGCTGGTAG
- a CDS encoding type II toxin-antitoxin system Phd/YefM family antitoxin produces MKIAPLAEVKSKFSEYVNESHKGTVIVTKNGKATAVILGIHDDDELERIILSNSKRFISMMRASEKRILNKKVKTHEQIWGEIEK; encoded by the coding sequence ATGAAAATAGCACCTCTTGCAGAAGTTAAATCAAAGTTCAGCGAATATGTGAATGAATCACATAAAGGAACAGTTATTGTAACGAAAAATGGCAAAGCTACTGCAGTAATTCTTGGTATTCATGATGACGATGAATTAGAAAGAATTATACTTTCAAATTCAAAAAGATTTATTTCAATGATGAGGGCATCAGAAAAAAGAATATTAAACAAAAAAGTAAAAACACATGAGCAGATATGGGGAGAAATAGAAAAATAG